A genomic region of Trichothermofontia sichuanensis B231 contains the following coding sequences:
- a CDS encoding photosystem I assembly protein Ycf4, producing the protein MKAQTVSKDTDVLHQPVLGSRRFSNLFWATVISVGATGFLLSGISSYLHVNLLPFSDPTALVFIPQGLVMGLYGAAGILLALYLWFAIAWDVGGGYNHFDRKANQIQIVRWGYPGKNRRVEFDCTLEDIQSIRVEIREGLNPKRTLYLKLKNRREIPLTRVGQPLPLAEIEQQGAELARFLGVPLEGI; encoded by the coding sequence ATGAAGGCACAGACCGTCTCTAAAGATACTGACGTGCTCCACCAGCCCGTGCTGGGGTCCCGTCGTTTCAGCAACTTATTCTGGGCAACGGTGATCTCGGTGGGTGCCACGGGCTTCCTGTTGTCCGGGATCTCCAGCTACCTCCACGTTAATCTTCTCCCATTTTCTGACCCAACGGCACTGGTATTTATACCGCAGGGACTGGTGATGGGCCTTTACGGTGCAGCGGGAATCCTCTTGGCGCTGTACCTCTGGTTTGCGATCGCTTGGGATGTGGGAGGTGGCTATAATCACTTCGATCGCAAAGCTAATCAAATCCAAATCGTGCGCTGGGGCTATCCCGGCAAAAACCGTCGGGTCGAGTTCGACTGCACCTTAGAGGATATCCAGTCGATCCGGGTAGAAATTCGCGAGGGCCTGAATCCAAAGCGAACCCTCTACCTGAAGCTCAAAAATCGCCGGGAAATCCCCCTGACCCGTGTTGGGCAGCCCCTACCCTTGGCCGAAATTGAACAGCAAGGCGCGGAACTGGCCCGTTTTTTGGGCGTTCCCCTTGAAGGTATTTAA
- a CDS encoding PH domain-containing protein, with protein sequence MSPLIRGLTIALLLLPIVLLGVAFVLQNVSLAGIAVLLALLYAGVWLGCRPVYFRVTDRHLVIVFPVWRRVIPLATITQTQLLNLDQFQQRCGHLALRIGVAGLWGGFGWLWTNKAGWLEFYVSRADQMVLVERSVHLPLLITPQSPDYFIDVLGARRDQGG encoded by the coding sequence ATGTCACCGCTAATTCGGGGGTTGACGATCGCACTGCTCTTGTTACCGATAGTATTGCTGGGGGTGGCTTTCGTGCTACAGAACGTCAGCCTAGCTGGAATAGCGGTATTATTGGCTTTGCTCTATGCCGGAGTTTGGTTAGGCTGTCGTCCAGTGTATTTTCGCGTCACAGATCGCCATCTGGTCATTGTGTTTCCGGTTTGGCGGCGGGTGATCCCGTTGGCGACAATTACCCAGACGCAATTGCTCAACTTGGATCAATTCCAACAACGCTGTGGTCATCTGGCATTGCGGATCGGCGTTGCAGGTCTGTGGGGTGGCTTTGGATGGTTATGGACCAACAAAGCTGGCTGGCTGGAATTTTACGTGTCGCGAGCGGATCAGATGGTTTTGGTGGAGCGATCGGTCCACTTGCCGTTACTGATTACCCCGCAATCACCCGATTATTTTATAGATGTCCTAGGGGCTAGGCGCGATCAGGGGGGCTAG
- a CDS encoding ligand-binding sensor domain-containing protein, producing the protein MRPAFWFRLVPLLTLLSVIFAPIGLAQVRERRPTTAPRVTPDPFNEQVESTTIFSPDPPPPGIDPLPPERLRLEPESLGVDRRISALYPDAHRGGLWVASWQGLAKISPQTGRIYARIHLPNVTIGALVQDKVGRLWVGTYDGLKRIDPRTQEITAQNFFMPSNRVLSLLIDHRGFLWVGSDRGLSMISPDQGLLMTTLQVLPGVSANALSLDPDRNLWVGTLEGLVKVNTANAYILQRVGNLPGSTVQAIALSPRGVLWVGTPSALLEIDYKTGEVVRSVTAFRNRNVTAIGFNGRNQNLWVGTTNGLFEVNPYNGAIVSQIRDLPSSHILSITPDVGGKKLWVGTREGLAWVSMTSDRAKPHLTFNQLSPP; encoded by the coding sequence ATGCGCCCTGCCTTTTGGTTTCGTCTGGTTCCCCTGCTGACCCTGCTCAGCGTGATCTTTGCACCCATCGGTCTGGCTCAGGTGCGGGAACGGCGACCCACTACGGCCCCTCGGGTTACGCCTGATCCGTTCAACGAGCAGGTGGAATCGACCACGATTTTTAGTCCTGACCCACCACCACCGGGGATTGATCCGCTGCCCCCGGAACGGTTGCGTCTGGAGCCGGAATCGTTGGGGGTTGATCGCCGCATCAGTGCTCTTTATCCCGATGCCCACCGGGGGGGTCTCTGGGTGGCTTCCTGGCAGGGGTTAGCCAAAATCAGTCCCCAAACGGGGCGGATCTATGCCCGCATTCATTTACCGAACGTGACGATCGGGGCATTAGTACAGGACAAGGTGGGTCGCCTCTGGGTGGGGACCTACGACGGCTTGAAGCGGATTGATCCGCGCACCCAGGAGATTACGGCGCAAAACTTTTTTATGCCCTCAAATCGGGTGCTTTCCCTACTTATTGACCATCGTGGCTTTCTCTGGGTGGGCAGCGATCGCGGGTTGAGCATGATCAGTCCTGATCAGGGGTTACTGATGACGACGCTCCAGGTCTTACCGGGGGTGAGTGCCAATGCCCTCAGCCTTGATCCCGATCGTAACTTGTGGGTTGGCACGCTCGAAGGTTTGGTCAAGGTGAACACGGCCAATGCCTATATCCTGCAACGGGTCGGGAATTTACCCGGCAGTACAGTTCAGGCGATCGCCTTGAGTCCGCGGGGGGTGTTGTGGGTGGGGACACCGAGTGCCTTATTGGAGATCGACTACAAGACGGGCGAAGTGGTGCGCTCAGTGACCGCCTTTCGCAATCGGAATGTGACCGCGATCGGGTTCAATGGCCGCAACCAAAATCTGTGGGTGGGGACGACCAATGGGTTATTTGAAGTGAATCCCTACAACGGCGCGATCGTCAGCCAAATCCGGGATCTGCCCTCCAGTCATATTTTGAGCATCACTCCCGATGTCGGCGGCAAAAAACTCTGGGTCGGTACCCGCGAAGGACTCGCCTGGGTGAGCATGACCAGCGATCGGGCCAAACCCCATTTAACTTTCAATCAACTCAGCCCCCCCTAG
- the lipA gene encoding lipoyl synthase, protein MTVSRSPAKETRSPTALPTTPLPPWLKRPLGRASALSTVQRIIKQRQIHTICEEGRCPNRAECYAQGTATFLLMGPTCTRACAFCQVDKGHAPMPLDADEPTKIAEAVHLLGLRYVVLTAVARDDLPDQGAGHFVATIAAIRERNPQTQIEVLTPDFWGGYGDRALAAQAQADRVQTVVAATPACYNHNIETVRRLQRPVRRGASYDRSLRVLSLVKQINPGIPTKSGLMLGHGETEAEVIEAMQDLRAVGCDRLTLGQYLQPSLRHLPVRRYWTPAEFESLGRVARDLGFSQVRSGPLVRSSYHAGEGE, encoded by the coding sequence ATGACCGTCTCTCGATCGCCTGCTAAAGAGACCCGATCGCCAACGGCCCTCCCAACAACCCCTTTGCCCCCCTGGTTAAAACGCCCGCTCGGTCGCGCCAGCGCTCTGTCCACGGTGCAGCGGATTATCAAGCAACGCCAGATCCACACCATCTGCGAGGAGGGGCGCTGTCCCAATCGGGCAGAATGCTATGCCCAGGGAACCGCAACTTTTTTATTAATGGGACCAACCTGTACCCGTGCCTGCGCCTTCTGCCAGGTGGATAAGGGACACGCGCCAATGCCCTTAGATGCTGATGAGCCGACTAAAATTGCTGAGGCAGTCCACCTTCTGGGGCTACGGTATGTGGTGTTGACGGCGGTGGCGCGGGATGATCTGCCGGATCAGGGGGCGGGTCACTTTGTGGCGACGATCGCGGCGATTCGCGAGCGCAATCCCCAGACCCAGATTGAGGTGCTGACGCCGGATTTCTGGGGGGGGTATGGCGATCGCGCTCTGGCGGCACAAGCCCAGGCTGATCGGGTGCAAACGGTGGTGGCGGCGACACCGGCTTGCTATAACCACAATATCGAAACGGTGCGGCGGCTTCAGCGGCCTGTGCGGCGGGGGGCTAGTTACGATCGCTCGCTTCGGGTCTTGTCTTTGGTTAAGCAGATCAATCCTGGGATACCCACCAAATCGGGTCTGATGTTGGGGCATGGGGAAACAGAGGCGGAAGTGATTGAGGCAATGCAGGATTTGCGGGCGGTGGGCTGCGATCGCCTGACGTTGGGGCAATATTTACAACCTTCTCTGCGCCATTTGCCAGTGCGCCGCTATTGGACGCCGGCGGAGTTTGAGTCTTTGGGGCGGGTAGCTCGTGATTTGGGGTTTAGCCAGGTGCGATCGGGGCCGTTGGTGCGGAGTTCGTACCATGCGGGGGAAGGTGAGTGA
- the psbD gene encoding photosystem II D2 protein (photosystem q(a) protein) produces the protein MTIAVGRASASRGWFDVLDDWLKRDRFVFVGWSGLLLFPCAYLALGGWLTGTTFVTSWYTHGLASSYLEGCNFLTVAVSTPPDSLGHSLLFLWGPEAQGNFTRWCQLGGLWTFVALHGAFGLIGFMLRQFEIARLVGLRPYNAIAFSAPIAVFVSVFLMYPLGQSSWFFAPSFGVAAIFRFLLFLQGFHNWTLNPFHMMGVAGVLGGALLCAIHGATVENTLFEDGEGANTFRAFTPTQSEETYSMVTANRFWSQIFGIAFSNKRWLHFFMLFVPVMGLWMSAVGIVGLALNLRAYDFVSQEIRAAEDPEFETFYTKNILLNEGLRAWMAPQDQPHEHFVFPEEVLPRGNAL, from the coding sequence ATGACCATTGCAGTGGGTCGTGCGAGTGCCAGTCGGGGATGGTTCGACGTTCTCGATGACTGGCTAAAGCGCGATAGATTCGTCTTTGTCGGCTGGTCAGGTCTGCTGCTGTTCCCCTGTGCCTACTTGGCCCTGGGCGGCTGGCTGACCGGAACCACCTTTGTCACGTCCTGGTATACCCACGGACTCGCCTCCTCCTACCTGGAAGGCTGCAATTTCCTCACCGTGGCTGTCTCGACGCCACCCGATAGCCTGGGGCACTCCCTGCTGTTCCTCTGGGGACCGGAAGCCCAGGGCAATTTCACCCGCTGGTGCCAACTCGGCGGCCTGTGGACCTTTGTGGCGCTGCACGGGGCCTTCGGGCTGATTGGCTTCATGCTGCGCCAGTTTGAAATCGCTCGGCTGGTGGGTCTGCGCCCCTACAACGCCATCGCCTTTTCGGCCCCGATCGCCGTCTTCGTAAGCGTGTTTTTGATGTACCCGCTGGGGCAATCGAGTTGGTTCTTTGCCCCTAGCTTTGGCGTGGCGGCGATTTTCCGCTTCCTGCTGTTTTTGCAAGGGTTCCACAACTGGACGCTCAATCCCTTCCACATGATGGGGGTAGCCGGTGTCCTTGGTGGTGCCCTGCTGTGTGCAATTCACGGGGCGACGGTGGAGAACACCCTGTTTGAAGATGGCGAAGGGGCCAATACCTTCCGCGCCTTCACGCCGACGCAATCGGAGGAAACCTACTCGATGGTGACGGCGAACCGCTTCTGGTCGCAGATTTTCGGGATTGCCTTTTCCAACAAGCGTTGGTTGCACTTTTTCATGTTGTTTGTGCCCGTGATGGGGCTGTGGATGAGTGCGGTTGGCATTGTCGGTTTGGCGCTGAACCTGCGGGCTTATGACTTTGTGAGCCAGGAGATTCGGGCTGCCGAAGACCCTGAGTTTGAGACGTTCTACACCAAGAACATTCTGCTCAACGAGGGTCTACGGGCTTGGATGGCTCCCCAAGACCAACCCCATGAACATTTTGTCTTCCCTGAGGAGGTTTTACCCCGTGGAAACGCCCTTTAA
- the psbC gene encoding photosystem II reaction center protein CP43, with the protein MGGGRDQESSGFAWWAGNARLINLSGKLLGAHVAHAGLIVFWAGAMTLFEVAHYIPEKPMYEQGCILIPHLATLGWGVGPGGEVVDTFPYFVIGVLHLVSSAVLGLGGIYHTLRGPEVLEDYSAFFGYDWRDKNKMTTIIGIHLILLGLGAFLLVAKAMFFGGVYDTWAPGGGDVRIISNPTLNPAIIFGYLVKSPFGGEGWIVGVNNMEDVIGGHIWIGLICISGGVWHILTQPFGWVRRAFVWSGEAYLSYSLGALSLMGFIASCMVWFNNTVYPSEFYGPTNAEASQAQSFVFLARDQKLGANIASAQGPTGLGKYLMRSPTGEIIFGGETMRFWDFRGPWLEPFRGPNGLDLDKLKNDIQPWQIRRAAEYMTHAPNGSINSVGGIITEPNAFNYVNPRAWLATSHFVLAFFFLVGHLWHAGRARAAAAGFEKGIDRENEPVLAMGDLD; encoded by the coding sequence ATGGGTGGCGGTCGCGACCAGGAATCCTCCGGCTTTGCCTGGTGGGCTGGTAACGCACGCCTGATCAACCTGTCCGGTAAACTGCTGGGTGCCCACGTCGCCCATGCCGGTCTGATTGTTTTCTGGGCTGGGGCCATGACCCTGTTTGAAGTAGCCCACTACATTCCTGAAAAGCCCATGTATGAACAGGGCTGTATTTTGATCCCCCACCTAGCGACGCTGGGTTGGGGGGTTGGTCCCGGTGGTGAAGTGGTGGATACCTTCCCCTACTTCGTCATTGGTGTACTGCACTTAGTATCCTCGGCGGTGCTGGGTTTAGGTGGGATTTACCACACTCTGCGCGGTCCGGAGGTGCTGGAAGATTACTCCGCTTTCTTCGGCTATGACTGGCGCGATAAGAACAAGATGACCACTATCATCGGTATTCACCTGATCCTGTTGGGTTTGGGTGCATTCCTGCTGGTGGCCAAGGCAATGTTCTTTGGTGGTGTCTATGATACCTGGGCACCGGGCGGTGGTGATGTCCGCATCATCAGCAACCCGACTCTGAACCCCGCCATTATTTTTGGCTATCTGGTGAAGTCACCCTTTGGCGGTGAAGGTTGGATTGTTGGCGTCAACAACATGGAAGATGTGATCGGTGGTCATATTTGGATCGGCCTGATCTGCATTTCCGGGGGTGTTTGGCACATTCTGACCCAGCCCTTTGGGTGGGTACGTCGCGCCTTTGTCTGGTCTGGCGAAGCCTACCTCTCTTACAGCCTCGGTGCGTTGTCGCTGATGGGCTTTATTGCCTCCTGTATGGTGTGGTTCAACAATACGGTCTATCCGAGTGAATTCTATGGCCCCACCAATGCGGAAGCCTCCCAAGCGCAGTCCTTTGTGTTCCTGGCCCGTGACCAAAAGCTGGGTGCTAACATTGCCTCGGCCCAAGGTCCGACTGGTCTGGGTAAATACCTGATGCGATCGCCGACGGGTGAAATCATCTTCGGGGGTGAAACCATGCGCTTCTGGGATTTCCGGGGGCCGTGGCTGGAGCCATTCCGGGGGCCGAATGGTCTGGATCTGGACAAGCTGAAGAATGACATCCAGCCCTGGCAGATCCGTCGGGCGGCTGAGTACATGACCCATGCACCGAACGGGTCGATCAACTCGGTGGGTGGCATCATCACGGAACCCAACGCGTTCAACTATGTGAACCCCCGTGCCTGGTTGGCGACTTCCCACTTTGTGCTGGCGTTCTTCTTCCTCGTCGGTCACCTCTGGCACGCTGGTCGTGCCCGTGCAGCGGCGGCTGGTTTTGAGAAGGGGATCGATCGCGAGAACGAACCTGTACTAGCGATGGGCGATCTTGACTAG
- a CDS encoding form I ribulose bisphosphate carboxylase large subunit, whose protein sequence is MSYAQTKTSSKAGYQAGVKDYKLTYYTPDYTPKDTDVLAAFRVTPQPGVPPEEAGAAVAAESSTGTWTTVWTDLLTDLDRYKGRCYDIEPVPGEDNQYFCYVAYPLDLFEEGSVTNMLTSIVGNVFGFKALRALRLEDLRIPIAYLKTFQGPPHGIQVERDKLNKYGRPLLGCTIKPKLGLSAKNYGRAVYECLRGGLDFTKDDENINSQPFMRWRDRFLFVQEAIEKAQAETGEIKGHYLNVTAPTCEEMLKRAEFAKEIGTPIIMHDFLTGGFTANTTLARYCRDNGLLLHIHRAMHAVIDRQRNHGIHFRVLAKCLRMSGGDHLHSGTVVGKLEGEQNITMGFVDLMREDHIEADRARGIFFTQDWASMPGVMPVASGGIHVWHMPALVEIFGDDSCLQFGGGTLGHPWGNAPGATANRVALEACIQARNEGRNLFREGGDVIREAAKWSPELAAACELWKEIKFEFEAMDTL, encoded by the coding sequence ATGTCTTACGCGCAAACTAAAACTTCGTCCAAAGCCGGCTATCAAGCGGGGGTAAAGGACTACAAACTGACCTACTACACACCGGACTACACCCCCAAGGACACCGATGTTTTGGCTGCTTTCCGGGTTACGCCTCAACCGGGTGTCCCCCCGGAAGAAGCGGGTGCTGCCGTGGCAGCAGAATCCTCCACCGGGACGTGGACTACCGTTTGGACGGACCTGTTAACCGACCTCGATCGCTACAAGGGCCGTTGCTACGACATTGAGCCTGTTCCTGGTGAAGACAATCAATACTTCTGCTATGTGGCCTATCCCCTTGACCTGTTTGAAGAAGGGTCGGTCACCAATATGCTGACCTCGATCGTGGGGAACGTATTTGGTTTTAAGGCCCTGCGTGCCCTGCGGTTGGAAGACCTGCGGATTCCCATTGCCTACCTGAAGACCTTCCAAGGCCCGCCCCACGGGATTCAAGTTGAGCGTGACAAGCTGAACAAGTATGGCCGTCCGCTGCTGGGTTGTACGATCAAGCCAAAGCTGGGTCTGTCGGCCAAGAACTATGGTCGTGCCGTGTACGAATGTTTGCGCGGTGGTCTGGACTTCACCAAGGACGACGAAAACATTAACTCCCAGCCCTTCATGCGCTGGCGCGATCGCTTCTTGTTTGTGCAGGAAGCCATCGAAAAGGCGCAGGCTGAAACCGGGGAAATCAAGGGTCACTATCTGAACGTAACGGCCCCCACCTGCGAAGAAATGCTGAAGCGGGCGGAATTTGCCAAGGAAATTGGCACCCCGATCATCATGCACGACTTCCTGACCGGCGGTTTTACGGCCAACACCACCCTGGCCCGCTATTGCCGCGATAACGGTCTGCTGCTGCACATCCACCGCGCCATGCACGCGGTCATCGACCGTCAGCGTAACCACGGGATTCACTTCCGGGTATTGGCCAAGTGTTTGCGGATGTCCGGTGGTGACCACCTGCACTCCGGGACCGTCGTTGGTAAGCTCGAAGGTGAACAGAACATCACCATGGGCTTCGTAGACCTGATGCGCGAAGACCACATTGAAGCCGATCGCGCCCGTGGCATCTTCTTCACCCAGGATTGGGCCTCCATGCCCGGTGTGATGCCGGTAGCCTCTGGTGGGATTCACGTGTGGCACATGCCTGCGTTGGTGGAAATCTTCGGTGATGACTCCTGCCTGCAATTCGGTGGTGGTACCCTGGGTCACCCCTGGGGGAATGCGCCTGGTGCGACTGCTAACCGGGTGGCGCTGGAAGCCTGTATCCAGGCTCGTAATGAAGGTCGCAACCTCTTCCGCGAAGGGGGAGATGTGATCCGCGAAGCCGCCAAGTGGTCACCGGAGTTGGCTGCTGCCTGCGAACTGTGGAAGGAAATCAAGTTCGAGTTCGAGGCGATGGACACGCTGTAA
- a CDS encoding response regulator, which translates to MATHKILVIDDSRVIRMRVREMLPEGDFEILEAKDGVEGLNLINQVHPNLIMLDFLLPRMSGWEVYQQIQSHADLQLIPLVLMSGRKEEVTEKIPEPFEHFEFIEKPFERKALIEAIREAMRKASELRRQREREAAAAAPVAVGTGASADVQALTQRIEHLEQEVATLKKQMGQLLMFIKQRLGSK; encoded by the coding sequence GTGGCGACACATAAAATCCTGGTTATTGATGACAGTCGCGTCATTCGCATGCGGGTACGGGAAATGTTGCCGGAGGGCGACTTTGAAATTCTGGAAGCCAAGGATGGGGTGGAGGGCCTCAACCTGATTAACCAGGTGCATCCGAATTTGATTATGTTGGACTTCCTGCTTCCCCGCATGAGTGGTTGGGAGGTTTACCAACAGATTCAAAGCCATGCGGACCTACAACTCATCCCCTTAGTGCTCATGTCCGGGCGTAAGGAAGAGGTGACTGAAAAAATCCCGGAACCCTTTGAGCATTTTGAGTTTATTGAAAAGCCGTTTGAACGCAAGGCCCTCATCGAAGCCATCCGGGAGGCCATGCGCAAGGCGTCAGAGTTACGTCGCCAGCGCGAGCGCGAAGCCGCTGCCGCCGCGCCAGTGGCAGTGGGAACAGGAGCATCCGCAGATGTACAAGCGTTAACCCAGCGGATTGAACACCTAGAACAAGAAGTCGCCACGTTGAAGAAGCAGATGGGACAGTTGTTAATGTTTATTAAGCAGCGCCTAGGCAGCAAATAA